A single Bos mutus isolate GX-2022 chromosome 25, NWIPB_WYAK_1.1, whole genome shotgun sequence DNA region contains:
- the LOC102268052 gene encoding paired immunoglobulin-like type 2 receptor alpha has translation MGLPLLLPLLLLLASLQAGHRAQRNSQQHYEMKQPSDLSAPEGGSILIPFSFSHPGELAKDPNMRISWRWKHYHGEFIYNTTPLFTHNNFKNRLFLNWAEPEKNGSLWISNLRREDQSVYFCRVQLDTLRDGEQKWQSIEGTKLTITHSSKTTTWGPTTTTTRAGLRGSEGKKSSKLWSLTMEAIVGLALASVVLLKIPIMGLTVYLGWKRSKGVQTEARTPARESFKHMEENYENTGNKG, from the exons atggggctgcccctgctgctgcccctgctgctgctgctggcatcTCTGCAGGCTG gTCACCGGGCACAAAGAAATTCACAGCAACACTATGAGATGAAGCAACCAAGTGATCTCTCAGCCCCTGAGGGTGGCTCcatcctcatccccttctccttctctcacCCCGGGGAATTAGCCAAGGATCCCAACATGAGAATATCCTGGAGATGGAAACACTACCATGGGGAGTTCATCTACAACACGACCCCTCTGTTCACCCATAATAATTTCAAGAACCGGCTCTTCCTGAACTGGGCAGAGCCTGAGAAGAACGGCTCCCTCTGGATCTCAAACCTGCGGAGGGAGGACCAGTCTGTGTACTTCTGCCGGGTGCAGTTGGACACACTGAGAGATGGCGAGCAGAAGTGGCAGTCCATCGAGGGGACCAAACTCACCATCACCCACA GCAGCAAGACAACCACCTGGGgtcctaccaccaccaccaccagagctGGCCTCAGGGGCTCAGAGGGCAAAAAGAGTTCCAAGTTGTGGTCCCTGACCATGGAAGCTATAGTCGGGTTGGCGCTGGCCAGCGTTGTGTTGCTCAAGATCCCAATCATGGGACTGACTGTGTACCTCGGGTGGAAGAGAAGCAAAG GTGTGCAGACTGAAGCCAGGACCCCAGCCAG AGAGTCCTTCAAACACATGGAAGAGAATTATGAGAACACCGGGAATAAAG GATGA
- the MBLAC1 gene encoding metallo-beta-lactamase domain-containing protein 1, which yields MSGLVRTEPLPGKTPLLVPGDPYSVVVLLQGYAEPEGVGDAVRADGSVTLVLPRAWGPASSHREPQPYEAKTALEEAARGPILVDTAGPWAREALLGALAGQGVAPGDVTLVVGTHGHSDHIGNLGLFPGAALLVSHDFCLPGGRYLPHGLGEERPLRLGPGLEVWATPGHGGQRDVSVLVAGTALGTVMVVGDVFERDGDEGSWQALSEDPVAQKHSRKRVLGTADVVVPGHGAPFRVIREASAPETEPARSRDGEEPTVHG from the coding sequence ATGAGCGGTCTAGTGCGCACCGAGCCGCTGCCCGGGAAGACCCCTCTGCTGGTGCCCGGCGACCCCTACTCTGTGGTGGTTCTGCTGCAAGGCTACGCGGAGCCCGAGGGGGTCGGCGACGCTGTGCGAGCCGACGGCTCCGTGACCCTTGTCCTGCCCCGGGCCTGGGGCCCGGCCTCCAGCCACCGAGAGCCCCAGCCTTACGAGGCGAAGACCGCCCTAGAGGAGGCGGCCCGGGGCCCCATCCTCGTGGACACCGCGGGCCCCTGGGCTCGCGAGGCGCTCCTGGGGGCCCTGGCGGGGCAGGGCGTGGCTCCCGGAGACGTGACTCTGGTGGTGGGGACCCACGGACATTCGGACCACATCGGGAACCTGGGGCTGTTCCCCGGGGCGGCCCTGCTGGTCTCGCACGACTTTTGCCTCCCTGGGGGCCGTTACCTCCCCCACGGACTGGGTGAGGAGCGGCCTTTGCGGTTGGGGCCGGGACTCGAGGTGTGGGCCACACCCGGCCACGGTGGCCAGCGGGACGTGAGCGTGCTGGTGGCTGGCACGGCCCTGGGAACCGTCATGGTAGTGGGCGATGTGTTTGAACGTGATGGGGACGAGGGCTCGTGGCAGGCGCTGAGCGAAGACCCAGTGGCCCAGAAGCACAGCCGAAAGCGGGTCCTGGGCACTGCCGACGTGGTCGTGCCTGGTCACGGAGCCCCCTTTAGGGTGATAAGGGAAGCCTCGGCGCCAGAGACAGAGCCAGCCAGATCTCGTGACGGAGAGGAGCCCACGGTGCACGGATAA